The Haloplanus natans DSM 17983 genome has a segment encoding these proteins:
- a CDS encoding ISH6 family transposase has product MHATIDVRLTVSIDDDKTIPLATLAEFITDQNVESVLLEGLVESLDASRVEALCGEKHANGNGQQRFQRAGTDTRTAVTTAGEHEFSLHYVEDTDADHDEPSYFRPVEDVLSFDGQNRYQQDIAAKSVDLATSLSYRDAADHGDGILSEMPSPTTINRRARKYGSKLKQFLPDCVAETDANAVIPDGTKCHSQDEDRSYHSVQATLGEDTDDESRSLLDLSVNADWDETASELDDIDAVTDDATVVSDGDSGIVTAFTDENREHQLDLVHVGRTLDYNLWDDGVFSLDRRNKIVSEVIDEVFHLKNSVAKHRPEGEFAAIRERIARTTERIEKTAWQLEQYGSEKAARYLRRWLPSIVTFAEAAIEGFEVPWTSNPVERLMGEVSKRCKNQWMRWTTEGLEAILQLRLVKYADPEYYQSFLDELLQRSTKTAMSCDLSIESTRGKL; this is encoded by the coding sequence ATGCACGCCACAATCGACGTGCGGTTGACCGTTAGCATCGACGACGACAAAACGATACCGCTGGCCACGCTGGCTGAGTTCATCACTGACCAGAACGTCGAGTCAGTTCTTCTCGAAGGACTGGTCGAGAGCCTCGACGCGAGCCGCGTCGAGGCGCTCTGTGGCGAAAAACATGCAAACGGCAACGGTCAACAGCGGTTCCAACGAGCTGGAACCGATACCCGTACAGCCGTCACAACCGCCGGTGAGCACGAGTTCTCTCTCCACTACGTCGAGGATACCGACGCTGACCACGACGAACCCAGCTACTTCCGGCCCGTCGAAGATGTTCTCAGCTTCGACGGGCAAAACCGCTATCAGCAGGACATAGCGGCCAAGAGTGTCGATCTCGCCACCTCGCTCAGCTATCGTGATGCTGCTGATCACGGCGACGGCATCCTCTCAGAGATGCCGTCGCCGACCACTATCAACCGCCGCGCGAGAAAGTACGGCAGTAAGCTCAAGCAGTTTCTTCCTGACTGTGTTGCTGAAACAGACGCTAACGCGGTTATTCCTGACGGCACGAAGTGTCACAGCCAGGACGAAGACCGCTCGTACCACTCTGTCCAAGCCACGCTCGGCGAAGACACCGACGATGAGTCACGCTCCCTGCTGGATCTCTCGGTCAACGCTGATTGGGACGAGACAGCAAGCGAACTTGATGACATCGACGCAGTCACTGACGACGCGACGGTCGTCAGTGACGGCGATAGCGGCATTGTCACGGCCTTTACTGACGAAAACCGTGAGCACCAACTTGACCTCGTCCATGTCGGCCGGACGCTGGACTACAATCTGTGGGATGACGGTGTCTTCTCCTTAGATCGTCGCAACAAGATTGTCTCGGAAGTGATTGACGAAGTGTTCCATCTGAAGAACTCTGTCGCCAAGCACCGGCCAGAGGGGGAGTTCGCGGCGATCCGCGAACGGATCGCGCGAACGACCGAGCGTATCGAGAAGACAGCATGGCAGCTAGAGCAGTACGGATCAGAGAAGGCTGCGAGGTATCTTCGGCGGTGGCTGCCGTCGATTGTGACCTTCGCCGAGGCAGCCATCGAGGGGTTCGAGGTGCCGTGGACCTCGAACCCCGTCGAACGACTGATGGGCGAAGTCAGCAAGCGGTGCAAGAACCAGTGGATGCGCTGGACAACGGAGGGATTAGAGGCGATACTCCAACTTCGGCTGGTGAAATACGCTGATCCAGAGTACTACCAATCGTTCCTCGATGAACTGCTCCAGCGATCCACCAAAACAGCAATGAGCTGTGACCTCTCAATTGAGAGCACCAGAGGCAAACTCTAG